From Thermofilaceae archaeon, one genomic window encodes:
- a CDS encoding orotidine 5'-phosphate decarboxylase / HUMPS family protein — MASRVAEACDHKLILLEAGTPLIKAFGMTAVRRLAEEFSDIPVVADMKIADVGDLEAELAISSGASYVTVLAQASDETIASAVEAAHRLGGKVIVDLMAVLKDPISRTVDLLRMGIDAVCYHVPIDVQRARGVGAGSSIGVVRVLKAVGVGEVGVAGGITPETAKALVKAGADVLVVGRYVYSSTDPGQAAQSILASCTTNR, encoded by the coding sequence GTGGCTTCGAGAGTAGCTGAAGCATGCGATCACAAGTTGATCCTACTGGAAGCGGGAACACCGTTGATTAAAGCCTTCGGGATGACGGCTGTTCGGCGGTTAGCTGAGGAGTTCAGCGATATACCAGTGGTGGCCGATATGAAGATCGCGGATGTGGGCGACCTGGAGGCTGAGCTGGCAATATCGAGTGGGGCTAGCTACGTCACGGTTCTGGCGCAGGCCAGCGACGAAACGATAGCCTCCGCTGTGGAGGCAGCTCACCGGCTTGGAGGTAAGGTAATTGTGGACTTGATGGCTGTGCTGAAGGATCCAATCTCTCGAACGGTCGATCTGCTCAGGATGGGTATTGATGCTGTGTGCTATCACGTGCCGATAGACGTTCAAAGAGCGCGGGGGGTTGGAGCCGGGAGCTCCATTGGTGTAGTAAGGGTGCTTAAAGCAGTCGGGGTTGGGGAAGTCGGAGTGGCTGGAGGCATTACACCTGAGACTGCGAAAGCGTTAGTCAAAGCCGGCGCTGATGTGCTGGTAGTGGGAAGGTACGTGTATTCTTCTACAGACCCGGGACAGGCTGCCCAGAGTATTCTGGCTAGTTGTACTACCAATCGTTAG
- the thsB gene encoding thermosome subunit beta, with protein MAAQTAQLAQIGGVPVLVLKEGTSRRTGREAMMLNFMVAKAIAETVKTTLGPRGMDKMLIDSLGDITITNDGATVLDEMDVQHPVAKLLVEIAKAQDDEVGDGTTTTVIITGELIKEAEKLLEKNIHPTVIVAGYKKALEKASEVLRRIAVKVDINDDETLKKVAMTSMRGKAVAAFRDYLAEIAVKAVKQIAEKRDEKIVADIDHIQLIKKKGGSFLDTQLVYGVIIDKEVVHPDMPKRIEKARIALIDAPLEVEKTEIDAEIRINSPEQMKMFLDEEARLLRDMVEKIKAAGANVVICQKGIDDLAQYYLAKAGILAVRRVKKSDMEKLARATGGKIVTKIEELSPDVLGYAELVEERKVADEKMVFVEGCPNPKAVSILVRGGLERAVDEAERNLVDALSVVSDVIEEPYILPGGGAPEAELAKELRIYASKVGGREQLAIEAFANALESIPRTLAENSGLDPIDILAELRAAHEKPDGWKYGVDVFEGKVADMWSLGVVEPLSVKLQAIKAATEAAIMILRIDDIIAASKLEEKEKEKKEEKKEEKETEFD; from the coding sequence ATGGCGGCTCAAACTGCACAGTTAGCACAGATCGGTGGTGTACCAGTACTTGTCCTGAAAGAAGGAACCTCGCGAAGAACAGGGCGCGAAGCAATGATGCTGAACTTCATGGTTGCGAAGGCTATCGCGGAAACCGTCAAGACGACTTTAGGCCCGAGGGGAATGGACAAGATGCTGATCGATAGCCTGGGCGATATCACGATTACGAACGACGGAGCAACAGTCCTCGACGAAATGGACGTTCAGCACCCTGTCGCGAAATTGCTGGTCGAAATTGCGAAAGCCCAAGACGACGAGGTGGGCGACGGAACGACTACAACGGTTATAATTACTGGCGAGTTAATCAAGGAGGCTGAAAAGCTGCTAGAGAAGAACATACATCCGACCGTTATCGTGGCTGGCTACAAGAAGGCGCTCGAGAAGGCCAGCGAGGTGCTAAGAAGGATCGCTGTTAAGGTCGACATCAATGACGACGAAACACTGAAGAAAGTGGCGATGACTTCGATGAGGGGCAAAGCCGTAGCAGCGTTCAGGGATTACCTAGCGGAAATCGCAGTTAAGGCAGTGAAGCAGATAGCGGAGAAACGCGACGAGAAGATCGTCGCTGACATCGACCACATACAGTTAATTAAGAAAAAGGGTGGATCATTCCTTGATACCCAGCTTGTCTACGGGGTCATCATAGACAAGGAGGTCGTGCACCCCGACATGCCGAAAAGGATTGAGAAGGCTAGGATCGCTTTGATCGACGCTCCACTCGAAGTGGAGAAGACGGAGATTGACGCCGAGATCAGGATCAACAGTCCAGAGCAGATGAAGATGTTCCTCGATGAGGAGGCCAGGCTATTAAGAGACATGGTGGAGAAGATTAAGGCTGCTGGTGCGAATGTGGTGATTTGCCAGAAGGGTATTGACGATCTGGCTCAGTACTACTTGGCGAAGGCTGGCATCCTAGCGGTTAGGAGGGTGAAGAAGAGCGATATGGAGAAGCTGGCGCGAGCCACCGGAGGCAAAATCGTGACCAAGATTGAGGAGCTCAGCCCCGACGTGCTGGGCTATGCGGAGCTGGTTGAGGAGAGGAAGGTGGCTGACGAGAAGATGGTATTCGTCGAAGGCTGCCCCAACCCCAAAGCCGTCAGCATCCTAGTCAGGGGCGGCCTCGAGAGGGCCGTAGACGAGGCCGAAAGAAACTTGGTCGACGCCCTTAGCGTTGTCTCAGACGTGATTGAGGAACCCTACATCCTGCCGGGGGGCGGAGCCCCTGAAGCAGAGTTAGCCAAGGAGCTGAGGATCTACGCATCCAAAGTTGGGGGTAGAGAGCAGCTCGCGATCGAGGCGTTCGCGAACGCTCTCGAGTCAATCCCGAGGACACTCGCCGAGAACTCGGGTCTAGATCCCATCGACATACTCGCCGAGCTGCGCGCAGCCCATGAAAAACCGGACGGCTGGAAGTACGGAGTCGACGTCTTCGAGGGCAAGGTTGCCGATATGTGGTCCCTCGGGGTTGTAGAGCCTCTCTCCGTCAAGCTGCAAGCAATTAAGGCGGCGACCGAAGCAGCCATAATGATACTCAGGATCGACGATATCATCGCCGCCTCCAAACTCGAAGAGAAAGAGAAGGAGAAAAAGGAAGAGAAGAAAGAGGAAAAAGAAACCGAATTTGATTAA
- a CDS encoding NFYB/HAP3 family transcription factor subunit: MGRRGKGSYEIPLAPIERIIHQEGGYRVSEDAAMRLRGIVEKFAREIARVSVDMARHANRHTVKAEDIDIALKVVLSRVQGFLGEDSLS, from the coding sequence GTGGGTAGGAGAGGCAAGGGATCCTACGAAATTCCACTGGCACCCATCGAGAGGATAATTCACCAAGAAGGAGGGTACAGGGTCAGTGAAGACGCCGCTATGAGGCTCCGTGGAATCGTTGAGAAATTTGCAAGGGAAATTGCACGCGTTTCGGTTGACATGGCGCGCCACGCTAACAGGCACACAGTCAAAGCGGAGGACATTGATATAGCGCTAAAGGTTGTGCTTTCCAGGGTGCAGGGTTTTCTAGGAGAGGATTCCCTCTCTTAA
- a CDS encoding tRNA(Ile)(2)-agmatinylcytidine synthase, protein MPTELHIGIDDTDSPWGMCTTYLGALLVAEFVKRGYEFIDFPYLVRLNPNVPFKTRGNGAVSIHLTTSTEFDKAAEIVEEYLDRFAHRHGKTDPTAVLLEGPVGTLKEVYSRALSELIPSQTVRKVLEKIGARVIGNAKGRGIIGAAASIGAFGMSYYSYELILYRPLTSRWRCKSVEQDVVELDRLLRPLTYSNVDYSSGRVLATPRGPDPVIAGIRSFTPLVLSSIAPRLAEKWSAQLALIYKTNQSTGEHLAQRKSIAHARPYDSATVRGRVSGEAKTLPGGHTVFALSDDTGRTICAVYRETGFLTKVARLLKDGDIVEVCGGFMPRSKGLTLNVECIRVLHAAPLVSEENPGCPVCGKRLKSAGRNKGYKCVSCGYRTRSATKITRITPRVLEPGLYLQSPTAYRHLSRTRESLGLKPVPAPPLPQLFLWPYPPTT, encoded by the coding sequence GTGCCAACCGAGCTGCACATAGGTATCGATGACACCGACAGCCCTTGGGGAATGTGTACAACATACCTCGGCGCCCTCCTCGTAGCTGAATTTGTAAAACGCGGTTACGAGTTCATAGATTTCCCGTATCTCGTCAGGCTTAACCCGAACGTACCCTTTAAGACGCGCGGCAACGGTGCCGTATCGATCCACCTTACGACGTCGACCGAGTTCGACAAAGCCGCGGAGATCGTTGAGGAGTACCTGGATAGATTCGCGCATAGGCACGGCAAAACTGACCCAACGGCTGTGCTGCTCGAGGGCCCCGTCGGGACCTTAAAGGAAGTCTATTCGCGCGCCCTTTCAGAACTAATCCCCTCCCAAACTGTCAGAAAGGTCCTCGAGAAGATAGGGGCAAGAGTGATTGGTAACGCTAAGGGCAGGGGCATTATCGGTGCGGCTGCGAGCATAGGAGCCTTCGGCATGAGCTACTACAGTTACGAGTTAATCCTATACAGGCCGCTTACATCACGCTGGCGCTGTAAGAGTGTAGAGCAAGACGTTGTAGAGCTCGATAGACTGCTACGGCCCCTCACCTACTCGAACGTTGACTACTCCTCGGGTAGGGTACTAGCCACCCCCCGAGGCCCTGATCCCGTAATAGCTGGGATACGCTCCTTTACACCACTAGTACTTTCCTCTATCGCTCCCAGGCTGGCGGAGAAGTGGAGCGCTCAACTGGCGCTCATATATAAGACTAACCAGTCCACCGGAGAGCACCTTGCACAGCGCAAATCGATCGCGCACGCAAGACCCTACGACTCCGCTACAGTCAGAGGTCGTGTCTCAGGAGAAGCGAAGACCTTACCGGGTGGCCATACCGTATTTGCCCTGAGCGATGATACGGGACGCACCATCTGCGCTGTCTACAGAGAGACCGGCTTCCTCACGAAGGTTGCGCGCCTTCTCAAGGATGGTGACATTGTTGAGGTCTGCGGCGGGTTCATGCCTCGCTCAAAAGGTTTGACGTTAAACGTCGAGTGTATCAGGGTTCTTCATGCAGCTCCCCTTGTTTCAGAGGAGAACCCGGGATGCCCAGTCTGTGGCAAGCGCTTGAAGTCTGCTGGTCGAAACAAGGGATACAAGTGTGTATCCTGTGGTTATCGAACACGTTCAGCTACGAAAATTACGAGAATTACCCCTAGAGTTCTGGAGCCCGGTTTGTACCTCCAGAGCCCAACAGCTTACCGCCATCTATCACGTACTAGGGAGTCTCTTGGATTAAAGCCCGTCCCTGCACCCCCGTTACCCCAACTGTTTTTATGGCCGTATCCACCCACCACCTGA
- a CDS encoding Lrp/AsnC ligand binding domain-containing protein: MPVAYVLINTEVGTEREVLEKLREIPEVVEAYIVFGIYDVVAKVKVDRQELLGEVVTNKLRRIEKVRHTLTIVAVEGFERCQPSCT; the protein is encoded by the coding sequence GTGCCGGTAGCTTACGTTTTGATTAATACTGAAGTCGGTACCGAAAGGGAGGTGCTGGAGAAGCTCAGGGAAATTCCAGAGGTGGTTGAAGCTTACATCGTCTTCGGCATATACGACGTCGTCGCCAAGGTCAAGGTTGATCGGCAAGAGCTTCTGGGAGAAGTAGTAACGAATAAGTTGAGACGCATCGAGAAAGTCCGACACACGCTAACCATAGTCGCGGTGGAGGGCTTCGAAAGGTGCCAACCGAGCTGCACATAG